In the genome of Gloeotrichia echinulata CP02, one region contains:
- a CDS encoding Uma2 family endonuclease encodes MYQPNPPRPPHETLPTMYDLPSELIGESGLPDEFHRIQAELLSETCQPPQYSREEILLASDLNLYYDPRHPLWYKRPDWYLVLGVPGANQLQDLRLSYLVWQEGVDPFLVVELLSPGTEQDDLGKTLREVNQPPTKWEVYEIILRIPYYVVYDRYENNLRAFQIIGTHYEAISITENRFWLSDLELGLGLWEGTYQQTTGLWLRWYNADGWLPTLAERAQQERQRARQESQRAELERQRAEQERQRADKLAEYLRSQGIDPDNLP; translated from the coding sequence ATGTATCAACCCAATCCACCGCGTCCACCGCATGAAACCCTACCGACGATGTATGATTTACCCAGTGAATTAATAGGAGAATCAGGGTTGCCAGATGAATTTCACCGCATTCAGGCTGAGTTACTCAGTGAAACTTGTCAGCCTCCTCAATATTCCCGTGAAGAAATTTTACTTGCTAGCGATTTAAACTTGTATTATGATCCTCGTCATCCTTTGTGGTATAAGCGCCCAGATTGGTATCTCGTTTTGGGTGTTCCTGGTGCTAATCAACTGCAAGACTTACGCTTGAGTTACCTTGTTTGGCAAGAAGGAGTTGATCCATTTTTAGTAGTTGAATTACTGTCACCAGGAACAGAACAAGATGACTTAGGAAAAACATTGCGGGAGGTGAATCAACCACCGACAAAGTGGGAAGTCTATGAAATAATTTTGCGGATTCCTTACTATGTTGTTTATGACCGCTATGAAAATAATTTACGCGCTTTTCAAATTATAGGCACTCATTATGAGGCAATTTCCATCACAGAAAACCGTTTTTGGTTGTCAGATTTAGAACTAGGATTAGGGCTATGGGAAGGTACTTATCAGCAGACCACAGGTTTATGGTTACGTTGGTATAATGCTGATGGTTGGTTGCCAACTTTGGCAGAACGGGCGCAACAAGAACGCCAACGCGCCCGACAAGAAAGCCAACGCGCAGAACTTGAACGCCAACGCGCAGAACAAGAACGCCAACGGGCGGATAAATTAGCAGAATATTTGCGATCGCAGGGCATAGATCCTGATAACCTACCCTAG
- a CDS encoding DUF2862 domain-containing protein has translation MEIGQKVKVYRLRDRVSGRIVNKLGAVGTIAGYKVTDGSGVGVVVKFDDNFSTWFFDDEIKPVQ, from the coding sequence ATGGAAATCGGACAAAAGGTTAAGGTGTATCGTTTGCGCGATCGCGTCTCTGGCCGTATCGTGAACAAACTCGGAGCAGTGGGTACTATCGCAGGCTACAAAGTCACCGATGGTAGCGGTGTTGGTGTGGTGGTCAAGTTTGACGACAATTTTTCGACTTGGTTTTTTGATGATGAAATCAAACCCGTGCAATAG
- a CDS encoding ArsA family ATPase — protein MSLILTFLGKSGTARTKIAIAAAKLLASQGKRVLLAGHAEPALPILLGTTLTADPQEIAPNLQVVQFQASVLLERNWEEAKKLEAQYLRTPIFKEVFGQELVVLPGMDSALALNAIREYDASGKYDAIVYNGTGDSTTLRMLGMPESLSWYVRRFRQLFVNSDLGKAIAESPLIQPLISSFFNFNWTTDNFAQPTNQINNFLEKGKAALADPKRVAAFLVTTSEPIEIASTRYLWGSAQQVGLTVGGVLQVSDDTNVSLKEEFIPLSVSVIPDTPTGDWEPLIDALPNFVEQAVQAPKPIDIDVHNQQVRLFLPGFDKKQVKLTQYGPEVTVEAGDQRRNILLPPALSGRRVAGAKFQQNYLIISF, from the coding sequence ATGTCTCTGATATTGACATTTTTGGGCAAAAGCGGCACCGCTCGTACCAAAATAGCGATCGCCGCCGCCAAATTGTTGGCTAGCCAAGGGAAGCGCGTACTCCTAGCAGGACATGCAGAACCAGCATTACCCATCCTGCTAGGTACTACCTTAACTGCAGACCCCCAGGAAATTGCTCCCAATTTGCAGGTCGTACAGTTCCAAGCATCTGTACTCCTAGAACGCAACTGGGAAGAAGCCAAAAAACTTGAGGCGCAATACCTCCGCACGCCCATCTTTAAAGAGGTTTTTGGTCAAGAACTGGTAGTATTACCAGGAATGGACAGCGCCCTCGCCTTGAATGCTATTCGCGAATATGATGCCAGTGGCAAATATGACGCGATTGTTTACAATGGCACTGGTGATTCTACCACCCTGCGGATGTTAGGGATGCCAGAATCTCTGAGTTGGTATGTGCGGCGATTTCGGCAATTATTTGTTAACTCTGATTTAGGAAAGGCAATTGCAGAATCACCCTTGATTCAACCACTAATTAGCTCCTTTTTCAATTTCAATTGGACTACAGATAACTTCGCCCAACCTACCAACCAAATCAACAATTTTTTAGAAAAGGGTAAAGCAGCCCTTGCTGACCCCAAGCGCGTTGCAGCCTTTTTGGTGACTACCTCAGAGCCAATTGAAATCGCCAGTACCCGTTATTTATGGGGTAGCGCTCAACAAGTTGGTCTGACTGTAGGTGGCGTGCTTCAAGTGTCTGATGATACAAATGTCAGCCTAAAAGAAGAATTTATCCCCCTCAGCGTGAGTGTCATTCCTGACACTCCAACCGGAGATTGGGAACCGCTAATTGACGCCCTACCCAACTTTGTCGAACAAGCAGTACAAGCTCCTAAACCAATTGACATCGATGTCCACAATCAGCAGGTACGCTTATTCTTACCTGGATTCGACAAAAAACAGGTCAAACTCACCCAATATGGACCAGAAGTCACTGTGGAAGCAGGCGACCAGCGTCGCAATATCCTCCTACCCCCAGCTTTGAGTGGTAGACGTGTCGCTGGTGCGAAATTTCAGCAGAATTATTTGATAATTTCCTTCTAA